The DNA sequence CGCACCGCGTCGCGGAAGCTGAAGCTCGGCGCCCGGTGTACGTCGTGGAAGAGCGCCCCGGGCGCCAGCAGCGCGGTGCCCGAAGCCGAGGCCTCGAACACCTGATCGGGCTGAGCGAGACCCTCTTCGAGGGCCGCCCCCGCCACGACGAGCTTGAAGGTCGAGCCCGGCTCGTACTGATCGGTCACCGGCCAGTTGCGCTCGCGACCGGGCGGCAGATGCGGCACGCTCACCGCCGCCAGGATCTCGCCGGTGTTGGGATCGAGGAACAGAGCGAAGCCGCGTTCCGCGCGCAGCGTGTCCACCGCGCGGGCCAGATGAGACTCGACGATCGACTGAAGATCCGCGTCGAGGCTCAACACCACCTGCTGCCCGTCCTCGGCTTCTCGGCGCGAGCCGCGCGGGAGCGCGTGCGCCTGGCCTCGGCCGTCACGAAACAGCGTGGTCCATCCGGCCCGGCCGCGCAGCGTCTGATCGAGCTGCAACTCGAGCCCGTCGACGCCAATGTCGTCGGTGTCGGTTCGCCCGAGGATCTCACGCGCGGCGCTGCCGAGCAGATACTCGCGCCGCGTTTCGAGCGACAGATAGATTCCGGGGAACCCGCCATCGGCGATCTTCTGGCCGACACCCGGCTCGACCTGGCGCGCGACCACCAGATACGGTCTTCCCGACAGGAACTCCGACTCGAGTTTGCGTTGCTGGAGACCGAGCGCGATGGCGAGCGCACGGGCGGTGCCGCGCGGATCCTTCATCTCGCGTGGCGCGGCCGCGACCGTGTAGGTCTCGAGATCGTGGGCGAGCGCGCGCCCGTGGCGGTCGAGCAGATCGCCGCGCTGCGGCCGCACCAGCACCCGTTGTTCATGGTTGCGCTCGGCCCGCGCCACGTAGTCGGCGTGCTGCACGATCTGCAACCAGGCCACTCGCAGCCACAATCCCACCAGGCCGAGAAGAAGACCGGCCGCAGCCACCAGCACCCGACTCTTGCGCATGTCCGTGTGGGCCAATTCTCCCTCCCTGGAACGGCGATTCACGCGGATCGCCGGGCCAGCACTCGCGCGGTGCGGTGGTGCGGCCGGTCACACCGGTCGCCCGATCGTATCAGGCTCGATTCATGGTCAGTTCCCGTTGCGGCCGCGCGCCGTGGCTTCCGGCACCAGCGCGCGAGAGAAGCGATCCACCCAGGCCAGAGCGACGGCGCGGCTCGGGCCGGAGGAGGACTCGTCGGAAGACAGATAGTCCGCGGGCAGCACCACCACCTGACGCGCATCGGCCGGCGCGAGTCCGAGCTCGCTCGCCATCGGCGACAGCGCGGAACGCGTGGCGCGCCGCTGCAGCTGGGCGCTGACGTAGGCCTCGCGCGCCTCCACCGCCGACAGCGAATGACGCGTGCGCTCGAGGCGCAGGCTCAGCTCGGTCACGCGCGCGTTCTGCCACACCTCGGCGAGCAGCAAGGCCAGCAATCCGAACGCGGCCAGCCAGACATCGGCGCGGAAAGAGCGCGACTCGTTCGCGTTCCACACCACACGGGGACGATGGGGCTTCGGGCTCATGTGGACTTCCTCCGAAACGCTCGCAACCGCGCGCTCCGAGCGCGAGGATTGCGACCGACCTCCTCCTGCGAGGGTGTCACCACCCCTCGATGCAACGGTTCCCAGGGCGACTCCGCCACCGACGCCGGCGGCCGCCGCCTCGAAACTACCGAACGCTCACCGCGCAGCGCGTTCTTCACGCGCCGGTCCTCGCCCGAGTGATAGGCGATCGTCACCACCACGCCGCCGGCGCGCACGGCGCGCGGCAGCCACTCGAGCGCCGCCTCGAGATCCTCGGCTTCGCCGTTCACCCAGATGCGCAGCGCCTGGTACACCTGCGCGAGCCGGCGCGGATGCGCGTGGCCGCCGGACAGTCGATGCACCAGCGCCGTCAGCTCGGTGGTGGTGCCGAGCCAGCCGGCCTTGGCCTCGCGCACCATCGCGCGCGCGAGCCGCGTCGCGTCTCGAATGTCGCCGTGCTCGCGAAGCGCGCGCGCCAGCGTCGCGGGCTCCGCGTCACGGATCTCCTCCCAGGCGGGCCGTCCCCGGGCGGGGTCGAGGCGCAGGTCGAGAGGGGCATCGAAGCGGAATCCGATCCCGCGCGCGGGGTCGTCGAGCTGGCGGGACGAAAGCCCGAGGTCGAACAAGGCCCCGGCCAGCAATTCGCCGCCCGCCTCGCGATGCGCGACCGGAAGCTCGTGGAACGCGGCGCGCGCCAGGGTCACCCGCGCTCCGAATCGCGCCAGCCGGTGGCCGGCGACTTCGAGGGACTGAGGATCGCGATCGGTGCCGAGCAGCCGAGCCCCGGATTCGGCTTCGAGAAGGGCTTCCGCGTGGCCGCCGTCGCCGAGCGTCGCGTCGAGATAGAGCCCCGGGCCGCCGCGAATCCAGCGCAGGACTTCCTCGACGAGCACCGGCTCATGACGCGAACTCACGACCGGACTCGATCGCACCGGCCGCTCCGAGCAGCTCGTCGGCCGAGGGCCAGCAGCGCAGCGCGCCGTCACAGCCCGCGAGCCGGAAGAGGTCGCGCAGGTAGTGCGACAGCCCGCAGATCACGAAGCTCCCGGCGTGGGTCTCGAATCGCTCGAGCGAGGCCACCAGCGCGGGCAACAGCCGGTAGTCGACGTGGCGGAGCTGAGAGCAGTCGATGATCAACTGGCTCGCCCCGCGCGCCGCGAGATCCTCGAGCGCCGACTCGAGCCGTCGGATCGCCACCGCGTCGAGCCAGCCCCGCAGCGCGAGCAACGCGACCCGACCGCCACCGCGCTCGAGCAGCTCGAGCCTCGCCGTCGCTCCATGTCGGCCGTGGGTCAGCTCCAGATTGAGCGCCAGCGCGCGACGGGATTCCCGGGCGACTTCGGGCAGAAGGGTCATGGCTGCTTCCCTCCCAGCACTTCTCCTGCGAGCGTTTCGTATTCGCCGTTCGCGGCCTGGACCAGGGCATCCAATCGCTCCTGGTTCCAGATCTCGATGCGATCAACCTGGCCGAGCAGGACGGCTTCCTTGCCGAGGCCTGCCCGGCCCATCAGTGCCGGCGGGATGGCGATGCGTCCCTGCGCGTCCACCGACACCTTGGTTGCGTCCATCAGGAACGCGCGCGCGAACGCGCGGCCCCGACGGTCGCCCATGGGAATCTGGCGCAGCCGCTCCTCCACGCGCCGCCATTCTTCCGGCGCGTAGAGAGCCAGGCACCCTTCGAATCCCGACACCAGAAAGAACGTGTCCGCTCCGCCCTTTTTGGCGGAAGCGGAGCGACGCATGGTGGCAGGTACGCTGATGCGACCCTTGTGATCGATCGCGTAGGTCTGAGTGCCGTAGAACGACGCCAAGCTGCGCCCGTTTCGCTGGAGTTCATTTCCCATTTACTGCCACGGACCACCACCTTTCCCCACAATTCCCCACCGCCGGGCGGCACACTAGATTTCGCCGCAAGCAGTGTCAAAGGAAATGTGAGGGCCAAGTGACATTTCTCGACGGAATGTTCGTGCACGTCCGTGCACTGCAAGAACTCCGCGAACGGAATGTCGCTCGCGGCCTCACGGGCGCTCTATCGAGGGCTTCGCGAACCGAGCGTGTCGGCGCAGCTCCAATCGATGCGATAAAAGGTGTAGATCGTGGTCTCGGGACGCATGATTCCGAGCCCGTCGATCCTCGCGCTGCCGAGCCGCGTGAGGCACGGGGCGTAGCGGCTGCGCCGGCGCAGGTCGTCATCGGCGAGCGCGCGATCCACCAGGAACGACGGTTTCGCGAACGCCGAGAACGCCAGGTCCGCCACCGCGGCCTCGGGCGTTTCTCGCTCGAGGATCGGCACCATCGGCGGAGTGACCAGCCCGCCCAGGTCGACGACCGGCAGATCGCTGTAGTAGGCAATCGCGCCGATGTCGGGCGTGGCGATCGAGGATCCGGGCGGTGCCACGCCGTGGAACCATTTCCCCCACTGGATCAGGCTCGCGTGCAATCCGGCGGTGAACGACCGCACGTGCGGCACGACGCTCTGGCGGTAGACGAGGGCGTTCTGCACCAGCACGATCGCGGTGACGATCGCCGCCAGCGCCGTGGCGCGCCCGCGGCGCGCGGGCTGCGGCGGATCGCCGCACCACCACAGCTCGGCGGTGCGCCACGCCAGCCAGGCCAGCACGGGCAACAGCGGCAGCAGGTAGCGCGAGATCACCGGAACGCCCCGCGCCACGTACAGGACCGGCACCAGCGCGATCCACACCCAGGGAAGCAGCCGTTGCGCCAGCACCTGGCGCGGCCACAGCTTTCGCCCGCCGAACAGCAGCGCCAGCACCAGGAGCAGCGCGAGCGCGCCGTCGGTCGAGCCGATGATCTTCGCCTGCCTCACCAGGTTGTCGACCGGGATCCCGGCCGAGGCCGACCCCGCCGCCTTGGCCGACAGCGTCTGCGGCCAGAAGGTGCCGAAGTAGAGGCGCGCGAACAGCAGCCAGCCGCCGTAGATGAGAAGCGGCGGTAACGAGCCGAACACCAGGCGCCGCAGCCCGGCGCGATTCTCGGTGTCGGCCATCAGGAAGATGCCCCACAGCCCGAGCAGGAACACCGCTTCGGGACGTGTCAGCGCGGCGATCGCCCACAGCGCGCCGGTGCGCACCGGGCGCGCGCCCCACTGCTGGCCTTCGGTGAACGCCACGAAGCCGCCCAGCACCAGGGCGACCGCGAGCGGTGTCTCCATTCCCGAAAGGGACCAGCGCAGCATCCAGGCGTTCGCCGACCACGCCAGCGTGCCGAGCGCGCGCAGCCCGGGAGTCGCGACGGTACGCCTCATGAGCTGGAGGAACAGCATGATCGAGAGGAGCGTCGAGATCCCGCCCATCCACTTGGCGGCCGCCACCCCATCGATACCGAGCGCCATGGCGTCGGCGAGCAGCGCCACCCACAGCGGGCTGGTGCAGCCGTAGATCCGCTCGCCGGGATTGAACACCAGCCCCTGCCCACGCGAGAGATGCTGCGCATAGCGCAGATGGATGAACGTGTCGTCGGTGAGATATCCGCGCAACGGCCACATCAACACCAGCGCGAGCGCCAGCGAGAGGATGAGCGCGAGTTTCTCGACGCGAGTGAAGGGAACCGCGGCCGTCGGGCTCATGCATCGCTCCGGGCGCGATCGCTTCGGGCCTCGATCTGAGCATCCAGCGCGTCCGCCAGGCGACCGGCCAGCGCCGAGCGCGTGTGCTCGGCGAGCCACGGCCTGTCGCGATCGGGCTCGCGCCCCCGCGCCAGCCATGCGTCCACGCGCCTCCCGATCTCGGCGGCGAGTGCCGCGCGGTCGCCCGGATCGATCCTCACCGCCCCCCCTCGCTCGGCGAGCTCGGCGGCCTCCTCCTCCTTCGGAATCAGCGCCACGATCGGCCGGCCGCTGGCGAGATACTCGTAGAGCTTGCCCGGCACCATGGTCGGCGATTCCGGCGGCTTCCACAGCAGCAGCAGATCCGCCCGTTCCTGGAGCGTGCGCGCGGCGGCGTGGGAGATCGGACCGGTGAACTCCACGATGCCGGTGAGACCGAGCGCGACGGCGCGATCCTCGTAACCCCGATCGTAGGGACCGGCGAGTCGCGCACGCACGCGCCGCCTGAGCTCCGGGCGTCGCTGGAGCAGCTCGTGCAGCGCTTCGAGCAGCACTTCGGTCTCGGGCATCTGCGACAGCGTGCCCGTGAACACCAGTTGGAAGTGCGGACCGGCGGCGAGGGGCGCCGGCGGCGCCGCCTCGCCATGGTCTTCGCCCGCGAACGGTTCGAAACCATTGGGCAGATGCATCACGCGGCCGGGGCCCCGGCTCGCGCGGCGCCGCAACGCTTCGGCGTGGGTGCGCGAAGCCGCCAGCACCAGATCGGCGTCGTCGAGCACGCGCGCCTCCATGCGTTCCTGCTGTGCCCGATGCCAGGCGGTTGGCGGCTTTCTCAGGTGGAGCGCCACCCACGGATCGCGGAAGTCGGCCACCCAGGGCAGGTCGAACCCGCGGCGCGCGCGATCGGCCGCCAGGTGCACGCTGTCGGGAGGCGAGCTCGAGAGCAGCGCGTCGACGTCGCCACGTTGGACTCGCCGGCGCGCCACCGACGCGGCTCGTCGCGCCCAGCCGGCGTAGGAGTCCGGCAGCAGCCACCAATCGCTGAGGGAACGCAGGCGCGAGAAAGTCGCGCCCGATCGGCGCCCGCGGTCGCCGCCCCGCATGCGCAGCCAGGCGGCGAGCGCGCTGCCGCCCTCGACTCGAATCACCTCGGTCTCGCCCGGAACGCTCGCCTCCAGAGTGTCGTCGGTCACCCAGTAGTCCTTCCGACCCGCGCACACCACCGTGCAATTCCAGCCGTGCCGGGGCAGCTCGCGCACGAAGCTCAAGACGCGATGAACGCCGCCGCCCGCGAGTGGCGGAAAGAAGTAGCACAGAATGAGCAACCGGCGCCGCCGTCGATCGCCGGCAACGCGACCGGTGTCGCTCATCGTGGGCCTCCTGCCGGGATTCGCTCCGCGCCAGTGCGGCGGCTGGCCACCGCGCGCTCGAACAGGCGCTCGATCTTCGCCATTTGGACGTCGCGATCGGCGCGCGCCGCGATCACCTCGGCATTGCGCGCGCGCGCCGCCTCGCACCAGGCCTGGTTGGAGATCGCCCGCTCCAGCGCCTGGGCCAGACCCGCGGGATCTCCGGGCGCGAACAAGCGCGCGCCGTCGCCCTCACCCACCCACTCGCGATTACCCTCGAGGTCGCTCACCACCGGCACCGCGCCGGCCGCCATCGCTTCGAGCAGCGACACCGAAGTCGAGTCGGAGCGCGAGCAGGAGACGTAGATCGAGGCGCGGGCGAGCGACGCCGCCATCGCGGCGGGAGTCAGCAGGCCGGTGAAGCGCCAGCGTCCCGCCGGAAGACGGCGGGCGGCGAGGCGCTCGAGCTCGCGCGTCAGGGAGCCGGCGCCGGCGATCTCGAGGCGCGTGCCCGCCCAGCGCTCCATCACCTGCGCCGCGCCCTCGATCAGGGTGGGCAGGTCGTAGATCGGCTCGTGCTGGCGCGTGCTCAGCAGCAGCCCCGCCTCCCTTGCATCTCCCGGGTGGAAGAGCTGGCGCGAGATCCCCCAGGGAATCGCGTGCACCCGCGATTCGGGTGCGCCGAGCGCGCGCGCCGCGGCGGCCAGATTCTCGCTGTCGGCGATCACCAGGTCGGCGCGCTCGAGCACCAGGCCGGCGCGCCGCCGGCTCAGCGCGCCGCGCGCCCGCGCCAGCAGCAGGTCCGATCCCCACGCCGACACGCTCAGGGGACGGCGACCGCAAAGCACGCCCAGCAGCCCGTAGTTGGGAACGTAGTGGGCGTCCACCAGGTCGGGCTCGAATCTGGCCAGAGCCGAGCGCAGCGCGGGCGCGGCCAGCGGATAGCGCACCGCGCCCGGCAACGGCCAGCAGGGCAGGCGGAATGCCCCGAGCTCGACGGGCCCCGGCTCGAGCGACCACACCCGCACCTCGTGACCGCGCGAACGAAAGTATTCGACCCAGCGCTGCGTGTGCCCCACCGAGGCATTGGAGAGCGTCGCGATCTTCATTCGGGCTCTCCGAGCGGGCGACCGCGCCTCAACCGCGCCTGCAGCGCCGCGACCATTCGCCCGACGCGGTGCGCGTGACGCGCGTCGAGCCAGCGCACCGGATAGCGCACAGGCGCAGCGCCCAGCGAATCCTTGAACGCGAGGATCGCCTCGCGGCCGGCGCTGGCGCCGAGATTGATCCGAGCGCGCCCCTGCTCGTGAGCCCATTCGATCACCGACCAGAGCAGCAGCGGGAAGGCGTGGCTGGCGCGAGCGTCGGGATGCGAGCCGCTCCACCACAGCAAGGTCTCGCGCGGTCCGTCGAGCGCCAGCACCGCGGCCAGCAGTCCGCGGCTGTCGCGCACCGTGAACAGGCGCGCGGGCGCCTGGTCTCCCCACTCACCTCCGATCGGGCGGAGGAGGCGGCGCAGCAGTTCGAGGCGCAGCGGTCGATGGGCCCGCCAGGCGCGCGCCTGCGCGGAGTAGAGCGCGTAGGCGCTCTCGAGCGCCTCGGGCTCTTGCGTGACCGACAGCCCGCGCTCCCTGGCCTGACGCATTTCCTTGCGTGTCTTCCGATCCATGCGCTGGAGCAGCGGTTCGGTCCCGCGCTCGAGCGAGAGAATCGCGGCTTCGAATCGGCGCGTCTCGCCGCCCAGCCGCGACAGCGCCCCATCGGAAACCGGGGGGCCCACCGGTCGATAGCAGACCCAGGAGCCGCCCACCGCGCCCAGCTCGATGGCCAGGGCTTCGAGCGCCCTGGCGGCGCAGAGATCCACCTCGGCGCGATCCGGTTCGAGCGAGAGCGGCGCGCCCGGAAGCGAAGCCGGCAGCGCGTGGATCCAATGAAAACTGGCGCGACGCTGCACCACCACCGCCATCGATCCGCACAGGCGCCCGCCGCGCTCGATCGCGAGAAAGCGTGTGCTCATCCCGGTCTGCGCGACCGAAAAAGCGTGCGCCACTCCGGGATGATGCGCGGGAGTGGCGTTGGGATCCCGCGCCAGCAGCTCGCGAAAGCCCGGAGGCGGCGAGGCGCTCCAGCGGAAGCGCGGCTCGGTCAAACCGGCTAACGCAGCACGGCGACGCGGACCGTGGCCGAGCTGCCGCCCGCGTTCGCGTGAACGAAATAGATGCCCGGCCTCACGGTCTGGCCGTCGTCGTCGGTCCCGTCCCAGATCACGCTGTGGTTCGCCGGTGCGTTGAAGTGCTTCACCTTGCGACCGCGAAGGTCGAAGATCACTCCCTCATACGCGGTGCCATTGCCTTTGATCCGGAGCTGCAGGCCGGTTTTGTTGAGCGCGATGGGGTTGGGATAGACGAGAAACGAGAGCTGCGGCACGCGCGGCGGCGGCGGCGGCGCGTAGTGCGGATCGTACCGGTTCATGCCCGACGAGGTGCTGATCCACGCGACACCGCTCACCGGGTCCACGCGGATCGCATAGACCTGATTGCCGGCGATCGGTGAGTTCTCGATGTTGAAATCCTCGCTCGTGCCATTGGAATGGTAGACACGCACTCCGGCTTCCGTTCCCACCCACGGTGAACCGTCGGGTCCGACCGCCAGAGGATTCCCCGCGAACAGCGCGGTGGCCTCGGGAATGGTGTACTCGGCCTGGAACGTGATCGGCGTCAGCTTGTAGCGTCGCAGTGACTGCGTCGTCAGCATCCACAGCGTGTCGCCACGCGCCACCAGGCCCTGCACGTCGAGCCGGCTCACGTCGGTCATGGGGGTCGCGTCGTGCATGCCGTTGGGGCCGAGCGGAAGCTGAACCCACTGGGCGCCGTTCGGATAACCGACGAAAAGAACGTGGTCGCGGGTCACCGTCAGGCCGTGAATCTTGCTGTTGAGCACGCCGCTCTGATTCTCGTTGCGAAAATTCGCCACCAGCACCCCGAGCGAATCGAATTCGAGCAGTCCGCTGGCAGGAATGACCCCGAGATCGGGCGTGTCGCCGCCGAACCAGCGACCGCCATCGCTATCGGCGGCCGAGGACCACATGCGGGTGCGATCGCGCAGCGAGTCGGGCCAGGTGTGATGAATGAACTGCGGGGTGGGGTTCGAATCGTCGATCTCTTCCAGGGCGAATTCCCAGTTCGCGATCCACTTCTTGTGCTCTCGATCCACCAGCAGGGCCCACGCGTAGAGGGGTTCGATGAACGTCGTGTCGCAGTAGCCCGAGCACGGCGACGGAGTATCCGGCCAGATCCGCCACTGGTCGCCGGTCAGCCGGCCCACACCCTGTTCCGCGGAGTTCACCCAGACTCGTCCGCTGTCCAGGTTGAGATTGCGAATATCGTTGTCTGGCGGGGCGTCGGGGGTGAAGACCGGCCAGCCGGTTGCGACTCCCGCTGCCGGTTGCTCGATCAGCCCGGTCTGATTGGCGGCCAGGTAGAGCCCGGCGCCGTCGGAAGCCGGAATCCACACCGACGGATCGGTGAAGGAGCTGGCCGCCTCGGTGTTGAGCGTTGCCCAGCCTTCGTTGCACAGCCGATAGAGCCCGAGATCGGTCGAAGCCGTGACCACGCCGCCGTCGTCGAACAGGCGTTTCATGTTTCCGGTATAGCCCTGCATCACCCATTGATTGTTGACGTAGGTGTAGGCGCGCCCGCCGGCCTGACAGAACAGAAGAGTGTCGTTGGTGACCAGCGCTCCGATCTGAGTATTGAGCAGACCCGTGTTCAGGCTCACCCAGTTCGCAAGCCCGGTCGAGCGCTTGCTCAGGTAGATGCCCTGGCCGGTCGAGACCCAGATGGTGTCGGGGTGGACGACGATTCCCGTGATGTCGTCGCTGGCAAACGGTGACGGCTGGCCGAAGCTGGGCAGGACGCCCGCGATTTCCTTTCCGTTCCAGAAGGCGATGCCGCGCGGGGTCCCCACCCAGATCGTGTCGCCCTCCGCCCGCAGGCAGTTGACGCTGTCGGCCGGCAGCCCGTCGAAGGCATTGATCAGCGACCACGAGCTTCCATCCGCGGACATGCGACTGAGTCCGGCGCCGTTGGTCCCTATCCAGAGCCGCCCGCTCCGATCGTAGGCGAGCGCCGTCAGCTCGTTCCCGGCCAGCCCGTTCGGAGAGCGGGTGATCGCGGTGAAGCTCTGGGCGGAGCGACGGTAGAGGAGGAGACCCGCCTCGCGAGTCGAGCACCACACCGTGTCGCCCTTCACCAGCAGATCGCTGTAGCGGTGCGGCGTGAGATAGGTGGTCCAGCCTCCAGACGTCGACGGAGACATCGGCACGACCGCGAGCAGGGTTGCGAAGGCGCTGATGAACGACAGGGTCATGCGACTACTCCAGACGGCCGATCAGATCCAACACGCGTAGACGCCAGACCATCCACGCGGCTTCCCAGACGATGCGGCGACTCATTTTCGATACCCCGGCCTGGCGGTCCACGAACAGGATCGGAATCTCGCGAATCCGAAAACCCTTCTTCCAGCACTTGAACGACATCTCGATCTGGAACGCGTAGCCGTCCGATCTCACCTGGTCCAACCGGATCGCCTCGAGCGCGCGGCGACGGAAGCACTTGAAACCACCGGTGGCGTCGCGGAGCGGCAGTCCGGTCACGAGCTGCGTGTAGCGATTCGCCATGTACGAAAGGATCAGTCTCTTCAGCGGCCAGTTGACCACGGTGATGCCGTGCAGGTAGCGCGATCCGAGCACCACGTCGACCTCATCGGCGTTCTTGAGGAACTCGCCAATGCTGTCCGGGTCGTGCGAGAAGTCCGCGTCCATTTCGAAGATGTACTCCGCGCCGTTGTCGAGCGCGTAGCGGAATCCGTCGCGGTAGGCCGAGCCCAGCCCCATCTTGCCCGGACGCTGGAGCAGATGCACGCGCGGCTCGCGCGCCATCCATCCCTTGACGATCTCCGCGGTGCCGTCGGGCGAGCCGTCGTCCACGACCAGCACATGGAGTCCGTACGGCAGGGCCATCAGCTTCTGGATCAGCCGGTCGATGTTCTCGCGCTCGTTGTAGGTCGGCGTGATGATGATCTTCTCCACTCGATCTCCTCTCTCCCGCCTGTTCAGGCCGCGGGCAAGGGAGTCCGGCCCCGCCGGGAGATCCACACCCCGACCAGGACCAGACCCAGAGAAAACACCGCCGAGATCACGCTCAGCATCAGCCCGAGTCGGATCGCTCTCGATCGATAAGTGAATACCACGCGATGCCGGCCGGCCGGAACGGCCACCGCGCGGAGCAGATAGTCGGCCTTGAGCACGGGAGCCGGCCGGTCGTCCACGGTCGCGGTCCAGTCCGGATACCACTGATCCGCCAGTCGCAGGATCGCGGGCCCCTGCGACTCCTCGTCCACCGTCACGTCGTTCAACCGGTAGGACAGCACCGACGCCCGCGCCTGCCCGAGCGGTCCAAGTTTCAGGTGGGGATCCTGCTCGAGGAACACGACATCGCCGCTCTCCGAGGTTCCCAGCTTCACCGAGTCGAGGATGGCGCGCGCCGGCTGCACCACGTGATACCGATCGAGGAGCGTGACCCGCGGCAGCGCCAGCCGGTTCTCGTAGATCACCTGCGAGCCGCGGAACGCCTCCTTGAGGAACGGCGCGGCCGGCAGCGGTTGAGCGGAAATGATGTAGCGCACGTTGAGCAACCGCATCCAGCCGAGATTGAACTGCAGCGTGTCGTCGAGAAAATCCTGGATGAGCCGGGGCTTGGCGGCGTGATAGCCGCCCACCGAAGCGATCCCGAACCCGGCCAGCCGGTTGCTCTGGAACTCCGAGATCGGCAGCACCCGAAACGGGCCCGGAGCCTTCTCGAGGAACTCCACGACGTCGTCGCGCCCGGCGTCGAGGTTCTTCGCGATCGGCTCGCCGATCACCGGCGCCATGACGCGGCCGCTCACCGGCAGCAGCTCCGCCAGGAGCAACCCGAGCGCCACCAGGCTGGCGATCGTCGGCGCCCAGCGCCCGCGCAGCGCCAGCCACGCGGCGCCCACTGCGAGCAGGCCGAGGAACCCGCCGCGCCACAGGTCGCCGACCAATCCCTGGAACGCGAGCTGCGCGCCCTGCGGGCCCATCGCCGGATTGTGCGCCGATGCCATTGCGACGTAGCCGTCATGCCAGCTTCCCGACGCCGCGGCGAGCAGCAGCAGGATCAGCATTCCGGCGCCGGTGAACAGCACCAGCCGCTGCAGAGCTTCGCCGCGCTTCGTCTTGCCGGCGGGTGCGGCGGCGCCGTCGAGCAACGCGCTCCAGCCCCACGCCAGCCCGAGCGCGGCGGCGAGCTGGAACAACAGGATCACCATCACCGGAATGCGGAACTTGTTGAACAGCGGCAGATGCTGATAGAGCAGGCCGTACACTGGCGAGTTCTTCCCGAAGGCGACCAGCAGCGCGAACACCGCGAGCACCAGCGCGAAGATGCGCGGCGCGTCACCGCCCGGAGCC is a window from the Candidatus Sulfotelmatobacter sp. genome containing:
- a CDS encoding polyprenol monophosphomannose synthase: MEKIIITPTYNERENIDRLIQKLMALPYGLHVLVVDDGSPDGTAEIVKGWMAREPRVHLLQRPGKMGLGSAYRDGFRYALDNGAEYIFEMDADFSHDPDSIGEFLKNADEVDVVLGSRYLHGITVVNWPLKRLILSYMANRYTQLVTGLPLRDATGGFKCFRRRALEAIRLDQVRSDGYAFQIEMSFKCWKKGFRIREIPILFVDRQAGVSKMSRRIVWEAAWMVWRLRVLDLIGRLE
- a CDS encoding YfhO family protein → MTDRKSSRREPKSVASGVQLSAGWAAAILALLVVLFFHDVFLGGKVFVSPDASAPAGFVRMGEKSLWHDHVYPLWNPYVFLGMPSFGSGAYNPLIYPPDWPLAIVQKVVPLPDETWLLLYYFLGGLFMFLLAREWGARAEAALLAGVGFVFAPNLVAVGAHGHGSQLVDSAYLPLMVWLATRWLRRGSLMDLGFLAFAGGFQMLRGHVQICFYTWLAIGLYAGVDWLLSLRDRSQLATHTARALALAAAAGLAFGIAGFYNLPLRDYARWSIRGGSDSGGGVGMSYATAWSLSPIELPSIVIPGFVGFGGATYWGGMPFTDYPNAYVGLVAVLLALPAFLAKPAPGGDAPRIFALVLAVFALLVAFGKNSPVYGLLYQHLPLFNKFRIPVMVILLFQLAAALGLAWGWSALLDGAAAPAGKTKRGEALQRLVLFTGAGMLILLLLAAASGSWHDGYVAMASAHNPAMGPQGAQLAFQGLVGDLWRGGFLGLLAVGAAWLALRGRWAPTIASLVALGLLLAELLPVSGRVMAPVIGEPIAKNLDAGRDDVVEFLEKAPGPFRVLPISEFQSNRLAGFGIASVGGYHAAKPRLIQDFLDDTLQFNLGWMRLLNVRYIISAQPLPAAPFLKEAFRGSQVIYENRLALPRVTLLDRYHVVQPARAILDSVKLGTSESGDVVFLEQDPHLKLGPLGQARASVLSYRLNDVTVDEESQGPAILRLADQWYPDWTATVDDRPAPVLKADYLLRAVAVPAGRHRVVFTYRSRAIRLGLMLSVISAVFSLGLVLVGVWISRRGRTPLPAA